From a region of the Chitinophaga caseinilytica genome:
- a CDS encoding glycosyltransferase: MENRQIKVIRILNRSSIGGPVLNALYLTKYMAPDFETKLICGPNREDEESADFLFNQHEVRYESITDLKREVNLWGDVSSFWRLVKVIKAYKPDIVHTHAAKAGALGRLAAFYCRVPVVVHTFHGHVFHSYFGKWKTQAYIWIERFLARLSTRIIAISDIQRSELSETFNICKPERITVVPNGIDLDKFQAGMEERRTEWRAKYGLKPEEIAVGIVGRLAPVKDHIFFTRIIAAMKSRGGVKNVRFFIIGDGECKEEIMAALDAAGISYSYSPASPDNKEVIFTSWEKNMVNAYAGMDIAVLTSLNEGTPMTLIEAHAAGLPVVSTNVGGVANVVLDNKSGYLVKHGDVDDFAEKLRRLTGDAELRRQFSTEGKRYVLSIYSYQRLVRDMKSLYADLVNK, encoded by the coding sequence ATGGAAAACAGACAAATTAAAGTCATTCGAATACTGAATAGAAGTAGTATTGGAGGCCCCGTTCTTAATGCGTTGTACCTGACCAAGTACATGGCGCCGGATTTCGAAACCAAGCTGATTTGCGGCCCCAACCGGGAAGACGAAGAATCCGCTGATTTCCTTTTCAATCAGCACGAAGTCCGGTACGAATCTATTACTGATTTGAAAAGGGAGGTGAATTTATGGGGCGACGTTAGTTCTTTCTGGCGATTGGTGAAAGTGATCAAGGCCTATAAGCCCGATATCGTCCATACCCATGCCGCCAAGGCCGGTGCCCTCGGCAGGCTGGCTGCCTTTTACTGCCGAGTGCCCGTAGTGGTACATACCTTTCACGGGCATGTGTTTCATAGCTATTTCGGTAAATGGAAAACGCAGGCTTACATCTGGATTGAGCGGTTCCTTGCGCGGTTAAGTACGAGGATTATTGCCATCAGCGATATCCAGCGTTCCGAACTGTCGGAAACCTTCAATATATGTAAGCCCGAACGTATCACCGTGGTGCCCAATGGTATCGACCTGGATAAGTTTCAGGCAGGGATGGAGGAACGGAGGACCGAATGGAGGGCGAAATACGGACTGAAGCCCGAAGAGATTGCGGTTGGGATCGTGGGCCGGCTGGCACCTGTGAAAGACCATATTTTCTTTACCAGGATAATTGCTGCGATGAAATCCCGCGGAGGCGTGAAAAATGTGCGCTTTTTTATCATTGGCGATGGAGAATGTAAGGAAGAGATCATGGCAGCACTGGATGCGGCAGGGATATCCTACAGCTATTCACCTGCTTCTCCGGATAATAAGGAAGTGATTTTTACGTCGTGGGAGAAAAACATGGTGAATGCGTATGCAGGCATGGATATTGCAGTATTGACATCCCTGAACGAAGGTACGCCCATGACGCTGATCGAGGCGCATGCCGCAGGATTACCGGTCGTTTCTACCAATGTGGGCGGGGTTGCCAATGTTGTTTTGGACAACAAGTCCGGATACCTGGTGAAGCATGGTGATGTTGATGATTTTGCCGAAAAATTACGGCGATTGACAGGGGACGCCGAGTTGCGGCGGCAATTCTCCACAGAAGGGAAACGTTACGTCTTGTCGATTTATAGTTATCAGCGCCTCGTCAGGGATATGAAGTCCCTTTATGCCGACCTGGTGAACAAATAA
- a CDS encoding right-handed parallel beta-helix repeat-containing protein, producing MLCMVIKVHAQGGRKSVQLAQVLPAGYDKSGSKDYTKLIQEAMDKYDTVYFPAIPLRVSRQGLNVRSNQTLIFKKGSKLMLEPTNLPQYEILRVKDVRNVRLIGPNIVGDRKQHIGNGGEWGMGISILGSSNVYISGAVIRDCWGDGIYVSETLDKNYSENVTILSTLCDNNRRNGISVISVKNLLIRNSSFNNTNGARPMCGIDIEPNHSGNIVENVRLENIKTDNNGLWGIAICLDKTELINKHFKVHNQTTPVSVTILNHVDTRSESSLFLMTNAGGNAKASRNANFRKGDIKIINPDWQPKKTPINAENYAAGGAAVNISFGKSKSKLRSAAKGDIPAVLSNVSIR from the coding sequence ATGCTGTGCATGGTAATAAAGGTCCATGCCCAGGGTGGCCGTAAGTCCGTTCAACTCGCGCAGGTGCTTCCGGCGGGTTACGACAAATCCGGCAGCAAGGACTACACGAAATTGATCCAGGAGGCGATGGACAAGTATGATACGGTATATTTTCCCGCCATTCCCCTGCGTGTGTCGAGGCAAGGCCTGAATGTGAGGAGCAATCAGACGCTTATATTTAAAAAGGGAAGTAAATTGATGCTGGAGCCTACGAACCTTCCCCAATACGAAATACTTCGGGTAAAGGACGTGCGTAATGTTCGGTTGATAGGCCCCAATATCGTGGGAGATCGTAAGCAACATATCGGCAATGGTGGAGAATGGGGAATGGGTATCTCCATACTCGGCAGCAGTAATGTGTATATCTCCGGAGCCGTGATCAGGGATTGTTGGGGTGATGGGATTTATGTAAGTGAAACGCTTGACAAAAATTATTCGGAAAACGTAACGATCCTTTCGACGCTTTGCGACAATAACAGGAGAAATGGTATCAGTGTAATTTCAGTAAAGAACCTGCTGATCAGGAATTCCAGTTTCAACAATACGAACGGGGCCAGGCCAATGTGCGGGATAGACATTGAGCCGAACCACTCGGGCAACATCGTGGAAAATGTCAGACTGGAGAACATTAAAACAGACAACAATGGACTATGGGGAATTGCCATTTGCCTGGATAAGACAGAGTTGATTAACAAGCATTTCAAGGTGCACAATCAGACTACGCCCGTTTCTGTTACGATCTTGAATCATGTTGATACGAGATCTGAAAGCAGCTTGTTTCTCATGACCAATGCCGGCGGGAACGCGAAGGCCAGCCGCAATGCTAATTTCAGAAAGGGAGATATCAAGATCATAAATCCTGATTGGCAGCCTAAGAAAACACCTATTAACGCAGAGAATTATGCGGCGGGAGGAGCGGCTGTAAACATCAGCTTTGGTAAAAGTAAAAGTAAATTGCGCAGCGCCGCCAAAGGCGATATCCCGGCAGTCTTATCCAACGTTTCCATCCGATAA
- the asnB gene encoding asparagine synthase (glutamine-hydrolyzing), with the protein MCGIAGLIQINGNVNVRSEEILRRMCTNIQHRGPDGAGYWKNPGGKALLGHRRLSIIDLSEAAAQPMESPAGRYTIVFNGEIYNYLELKKELLAAGARFTTQSDTEVILKGIETWGITPTVQRLMGMFAIAVWDESAQELTLIRDYAGEKPLYYGIRNGMFFFASELNALDNIPELSSTIDPRSVYGFFRYSYVPAPGSIYKDTFKLLPGHYLTYNAAIADKFPLSEIPVHPYWNHLQEAQEPLIDKQDVLPVFNETLEKVVQQQMISDVPLGAFLSGGIDSSLIVAIMQKNASRKINTYTIGFDNPDFNEAPFAKNVARHIGTDHHEYLFSTRELDELAVSVPAQFDEPFGDSSQIPTFLLSRFVRKHVTVSLSGDGGDEVFGGYKKYLRAREIHQRIGNVPTAMLKSIELVASLTPAGRKKYGQLSGLKSPEGLYGKLSCNPIPAGLLNIRAEDGSQLAKHGVPGATLLDQFMYFDFKTYLPDDILVKVDRSAMANSLETRAPFLDKRILAFSARLPLSEKVNGNSLKHITRQLLSRYMPAELYERPKKGFSVPLKEWFRNPEYTFIDEVFNAAGPKDEFLQYNVVCRLLQDHRAGKEDHSNLLWNIFVWYVWRNRSLVR; encoded by the coding sequence ATGTGCGGAATTGCAGGCCTTATACAAATCAACGGAAATGTAAACGTCCGGTCAGAAGAAATCCTTCGCAGGATGTGCACCAATATACAGCATCGGGGACCAGATGGTGCCGGTTATTGGAAAAACCCTGGAGGCAAGGCGTTGCTTGGGCACAGAAGGCTCTCCATCATCGATCTCAGCGAAGCCGCGGCACAACCAATGGAATCGCCGGCAGGGCGCTACACCATTGTATTCAATGGCGAAATCTATAATTATCTCGAGCTGAAAAAGGAACTGCTTGCCGCCGGTGCCCGATTTACGACGCAATCGGATACGGAAGTGATCCTGAAAGGTATCGAGACCTGGGGTATCACCCCCACCGTTCAACGACTTATGGGCATGTTCGCCATTGCCGTATGGGACGAATCTGCACAGGAACTCACCCTTATCCGGGATTATGCAGGCGAAAAACCACTCTATTACGGCATCCGCAACGGCATGTTCTTTTTTGCTTCGGAACTGAACGCCCTGGACAATATACCCGAATTAAGCAGCACGATCGATCCCCGGTCCGTATACGGGTTCTTCCGGTACTCATACGTTCCCGCCCCCGGCTCGATCTATAAAGACACATTCAAACTCTTACCCGGCCATTATCTTACGTATAATGCCGCTATCGCGGATAAATTCCCTCTTTCCGAAATCCCTGTCCATCCCTACTGGAACCACTTACAAGAGGCACAGGAGCCGCTGATCGACAAACAGGACGTTCTTCCCGTTTTCAATGAAACGCTGGAAAAAGTCGTTCAGCAACAAATGATTTCAGACGTTCCCCTGGGGGCATTCCTCTCCGGTGGTATCGATTCCTCCCTGATCGTTGCCATCATGCAGAAAAATGCGTCCCGCAAAATCAATACTTATACGATCGGCTTCGATAATCCGGATTTCAATGAAGCTCCGTTCGCAAAAAATGTAGCCAGGCACATCGGGACCGATCATCACGAATATCTGTTTTCCACCAGGGAACTGGATGAACTAGCCGTAAGCGTCCCGGCCCAATTCGATGAACCTTTCGGTGATTCCTCCCAAATCCCTACCTTCCTTTTATCCCGGTTCGTGCGCAAACATGTAACGGTAAGCCTTTCGGGCGACGGTGGGGACGAAGTTTTCGGCGGATATAAAAAGTATCTCCGTGCGCGGGAAATCCACCAGCGCATTGGAAATGTTCCCACAGCAATGCTGAAGTCCATAGAGCTGGTTGCATCATTGACTCCTGCGGGCAGGAAAAAATACGGGCAGTTATCGGGGTTAAAGTCCCCGGAAGGGCTCTACGGGAAACTTTCCTGTAACCCGATCCCGGCGGGTTTATTGAATATCCGGGCAGAGGATGGGTCACAACTTGCCAAGCATGGCGTACCGGGTGCAACATTGCTCGACCAGTTCATGTATTTCGATTTCAAGACCTATCTGCCAGATGATATCCTGGTCAAAGTGGACCGGTCTGCCATGGCCAACAGCCTGGAAACCAGGGCGCCTTTCCTGGATAAGAGAATACTGGCATTTTCTGCCCGTTTACCACTTTCAGAAAAGGTCAATGGCAACTCACTAAAGCACATCACCCGTCAATTGCTGAGCCGGTATATGCCTGCCGAATTGTATGAAAGGCCTAAAAAAGGGTTCAGCGTACCCCTTAAAGAGTGGTTCAGGAATCCGGAGTATACTTTTATTGATGAAGTATTCAATGCCGCAGGGCCTAAAGACGAATTCCTCCAATACAATGTTGTCTGCCGGTTACTGCAAGATCATAGGGCCGGAAAGGAAGATCATTCCAATCTGCTCTGGAACATATTCGTATGGTATGTTTGGCGGAACCGCTCCCTGGTCAGATAA
- a CDS encoding glycosyltransferase: MKVIHVINNLATGGAEKLLTDLIPAMREHQHNVEVLLINDDASTHNIQVLRHAGVPVKILGKPLYSLSAFRLLKTELQNADIVHAHLFPTFYYAALIKLLGAKFKLITTEHSTTNKRAGKFIFRMTDRIMYRFYDHVIAISDDVRHSLIKKGVAKKKVSVISNGTDLLAFKPVADRRPLHRIGMAGRLKHPKNQDVIIRALPLLPEQIKAVFAGAGDRLNELSKLAADLGVAHRVDFIGISNDIPSFYKDIDIHIFASHSEGFGLACIESMAAGVPTVASDIPALSVIVNGHGILFPKDDEKILAGHIRELYDNNGLYRKVADACYLRAQDFSVNQTMEKYLQIYQL, translated from the coding sequence ATGAAAGTTATTCATGTAATAAATAACCTCGCCACCGGTGGCGCGGAAAAACTGCTTACCGATCTCATACCCGCTATGCGGGAACATCAGCACAATGTTGAAGTATTGTTGATCAACGACGATGCGAGCACACACAACATCCAGGTGCTCAGACATGCAGGAGTGCCCGTTAAAATATTGGGTAAACCCCTGTATTCCCTTTCCGCATTCCGGTTGCTGAAAACGGAATTGCAAAATGCCGATATCGTTCATGCACATTTGTTCCCCACTTTTTATTACGCCGCATTGATAAAACTATTGGGGGCAAAGTTCAAACTGATCACTACCGAACACTCCACGACCAACAAGAGGGCCGGCAAATTCATTTTCCGGATGACCGACCGGATCATGTACCGTTTCTACGATCACGTTATTGCCATATCAGACGATGTGCGGCATTCACTTATTAAAAAAGGGGTCGCGAAAAAGAAAGTTTCCGTAATCAGCAACGGTACCGACTTGTTAGCTTTTAAACCGGTGGCGGACCGCCGGCCGCTTCACAGGATCGGCATGGCCGGGCGTTTGAAGCATCCCAAAAATCAGGACGTGATCATTCGGGCCCTGCCATTATTGCCAGAACAGATCAAAGCCGTGTTCGCCGGCGCCGGAGACAGGTTAAATGAGTTAAGCAAGCTCGCAGCCGATCTCGGGGTAGCGCACCGCGTGGATTTCATCGGCATCTCGAATGACATCCCTTCGTTTTACAAAGACATCGATATACACATTTTCGCAAGTCATTCCGAAGGATTTGGACTGGCTTGCATCGAATCCATGGCTGCGGGCGTTCCTACGGTTGCAAGCGACATACCGGCGCTGTCGGTAATTGTAAACGGTCACGGCATTCTGTTCCCGAAAGACGATGAAAAGATACTCGCCGGCCATATCCGGGAGCTTTACGATAACAATGGGTTATACCGGAAAGTGGCAGATGCTTGTTACCTTCGTGCGCAGGATTTCAGTGTAAATCAGACCATGGAAAAGTACCTTCAAATATATCAACTATAG
- a CDS encoding glycosyltransferase family 4 protein, whose product MSKSPIKITHAFYSGLGGHTAVFWELEKHAAPDYKVSVCLYGIEDVLNETQTKFLQNNVTYSFDKKKGKWDLLHVIRLALQIRKSGPDIIFLHGSHAIIPIFIFCRLLGKSKIVARETQALTLKNLKNKINSFCVTLFSNRIVYLSQVYRDSLRWSKVSWLAPKMHIINNGLDLQHFKPVEMGPETGDRPIRIGMQSRLVRIKDHKTLILAFQQLVARHPERRLELFIAGDGETFQELSDMVSNLALTDKVKLTGMLDSRQMVEFLNSLDIYVHSSHGETMSNAIMQAQACGLPIVATNVFGINNVIRDGENGFLFELGDTEKLTGLLGMLAADDALREKMRKISRDYAVNELSGEAMAKKYDALFKSLV is encoded by the coding sequence ATGTCCAAATCTCCCATTAAAATAACGCACGCCTTTTATTCAGGCCTTGGTGGCCATACTGCTGTTTTTTGGGAACTGGAGAAGCATGCCGCCCCCGACTACAAGGTCAGCGTCTGCCTGTATGGCATTGAAGATGTGCTGAATGAAACCCAGACAAAATTCCTGCAAAATAATGTCACGTACAGTTTCGACAAGAAGAAGGGAAAGTGGGACTTGTTGCATGTCATAAGACTGGCATTGCAGATCAGAAAATCGGGCCCGGATATTATTTTCCTGCATGGATCGCATGCGATAATCCCAATTTTCATCTTTTGCCGCCTCCTCGGCAAATCAAAAATCGTTGCAAGGGAAACCCAGGCACTTACCCTGAAAAATCTCAAAAACAAGATCAACTCATTCTGCGTCACGCTCTTCAGCAACCGGATCGTTTATTTGTCTCAGGTATACCGCGATTCCTTGCGATGGAGCAAAGTCAGCTGGCTGGCGCCCAAAATGCATATCATCAACAATGGCCTGGACCTCCAACATTTTAAGCCGGTTGAGATGGGACCGGAAACGGGCGACAGGCCAATTAGGATCGGAATGCAAAGCAGGCTCGTAAGGATAAAAGATCATAAGACGCTCATCCTTGCTTTCCAACAGCTGGTTGCCAGGCATCCCGAACGCCGGCTGGAGCTATTCATTGCCGGCGACGGAGAAACCTTTCAGGAACTCTCCGATATGGTCAGCAACCTTGCACTCACCGATAAGGTGAAGCTGACCGGCATGCTCGATTCCCGTCAAATGGTAGAATTCCTCAATTCACTAGACATATACGTACACTCCTCCCATGGCGAAACGATGAGTAATGCAATTATGCAGGCGCAGGCATGTGGATTGCCCATTGTAGCCACCAACGTTTTCGGCATCAACAACGTGATCCGGGACGGGGAAAACGGATTCCTCTTCGAATTGGGCGACACGGAAAAGCTCACCGGATTGCTGGGAATGCTGGCAGCGGATGATGCATTGCGGGAAAAGATGCGCAAGATATCAAGGGATTACGCCGTAAATGAACTGTCGGGAGAAGCGATGGCAAAAAAATATGACGCATTGTTTAAAAGCCTGGTATGA
- a CDS encoding oligosaccharide flippase family protein produces MLKKISFTVLTNVLNQFLLFIIFLFSAKLFGPEGRGVISSLVATMTLVGAITGLSTGRIIMNEIATDGQSPEAYLKKELSHYLSLSLLSTLAGYLALMVIYCFFPGFFGEVAPLHIGIMAISLPYYVWSSYSSYFFSTIGIITLQNKIIVVTKFLFMIVLAALYLTNALTLTCFLSLFSLFNLLNLLLDQYYIRKSVRFDIIIRPDWKRISRIARQSLNIHLDTIGYILYSSMTIVVLNIYMELKDVGLFNFAAQLISILIVVPRITSQFINTEIVRKGADAIWPFQKRYCY; encoded by the coding sequence ATGTTAAAAAAGATATCCTTTACGGTACTGACGAATGTCCTGAATCAGTTTTTGCTATTCATTATCTTTTTGTTTTCAGCAAAACTGTTCGGGCCGGAAGGGCGCGGGGTCATCTCCTCACTCGTGGCCACCATGACGCTTGTAGGGGCCATAACAGGGCTCAGTACCGGCCGGATCATCATGAACGAGATCGCGACAGACGGTCAAAGTCCTGAAGCTTACCTCAAAAAAGAACTTTCCCACTATCTGAGCCTTTCCCTGCTTTCCACCCTGGCAGGCTATCTGGCATTAATGGTCATCTACTGCTTCTTTCCCGGCTTTTTCGGCGAAGTTGCCCCGCTTCACATCGGGATCATGGCCATCAGCCTTCCCTACTATGTATGGTCGAGCTACTCCAGCTACTTCTTTTCGACTATCGGTATAATCACATTGCAGAACAAGATAATCGTAGTCACGAAGTTCCTCTTCATGATAGTGCTGGCCGCGCTTTACCTGACAAATGCGCTGACGCTCACCTGCTTTTTATCGCTATTTTCCCTGTTTAACCTGCTCAATCTGTTGCTCGACCAATATTATATCCGTAAATCGGTCCGGTTTGATATTATCATTCGCCCAGACTGGAAACGGATATCCCGTATTGCCCGGCAAAGCCTGAACATCCATCTGGACACGATCGGGTATATTCTGTATTCTTCCATGACGATTGTGGTGCTCAATATTTATATGGAACTGAAGGATGTAGGCTTGTTCAACTTTGCAGCACAGCTTATCAGCATCCTCATCGTTGTTCCCAGGATCACTTCACAGTTCATTAATACGGAAATCGTCCGTAAGGGAGCGGATGCTATCTGGCCGTTCCAAAAAAGGTATTGCTATTAA
- a CDS encoding glycosyltransferase family A protein, producing the protein MKVSICVIIYNHGKYIRQCLESILAQQTDFPVELIISDDKSKDDSVHQVNSLLASIDIPPQISIVRLFHEQNMGMNLNWRSAIERATGEYITIIEGDDYWEGTNKLATQIAFLETHPQYSGAANETRVLHMQTGQYTSFTAARYKNGPMPEAFGMEEYLASDCLCHTSSLVYRNVFCGKPLPDLVNTSMTLDQAIFTLFNEQNLIRYFNEPWSVYRVHPAGITQSSRHRNIKLVTQNQIQMFMALDKATDQRFGDTLKNKVKKLRFELVRIKLYLPHMKRWLLKNLRSQ; encoded by the coding sequence ATGAAGGTGAGCATTTGTGTCATCATTTACAATCACGGTAAATATATCCGGCAATGTCTCGAAAGCATATTGGCGCAACAGACGGATTTCCCTGTTGAATTGATTATCTCCGACGACAAGTCCAAAGATGATTCCGTACACCAGGTAAATTCGCTCCTCGCATCGATCGACATCCCTCCCCAAATAAGCATCGTACGCCTTTTCCATGAGCAGAACATGGGAATGAACCTGAACTGGCGGAGCGCGATCGAACGCGCCACAGGCGAATATATTACGATAATTGAAGGGGATGACTATTGGGAAGGGACCAACAAACTGGCGACCCAGATCGCTTTTCTGGAAACACATCCGCAATACAGCGGAGCGGCAAACGAAACGAGGGTGCTCCATATGCAAACGGGCCAATACACCTCGTTTACCGCTGCCCGCTACAAAAACGGGCCAATGCCGGAAGCATTCGGAATGGAAGAATACCTGGCCTCCGACTGTCTTTGCCACACATCTTCCCTGGTTTACCGCAATGTATTTTGCGGCAAACCGCTGCCAGACCTTGTGAACACCTCCATGACGCTGGACCAGGCGATATTTACCCTCTTTAACGAACAAAACCTGATCCGCTACTTTAATGAGCCGTGGAGCGTATATCGTGTTCATCCGGCAGGGATCACCCAAAGCAGCCGCCATCGCAATATCAAACTGGTCACCCAAAACCAGATTCAAATGTTTATGGCGTTGGACAAAGCTACAGACCAAAGATTTGGCGACACGCTGAAGAATAAAGTCAAAAAACTCCGGTTCGAACTCGTTCGGATCAAACTCTATCTTCCTCATATGAAGCGTTGGCTGCTAAAAAATCTCCGATCTCAATAA
- a CDS encoding formyltransferase family protein, translating to MCADVRKIILDSVAQGAVSIDYYCSPFSDADRFSEILGEQVKAIDIKSPEVVPMLREKYDLVFSIHCKQIFPKALVEQIRCINLHPGYNPINKGWYPQVFAIIKDLPLGATLHEMSETLDAGPIIDRKLVPLHHWDNSKSAYDKVVAAELEIFRDNIRPILQGEYETFVGDETPQLHMLRDFKALQQLDLDKQVSYRQVIDHLRALTHPLQQRLLSG from the coding sequence ATGTGCGCCGATGTCAGGAAAATCATCCTGGATTCGGTAGCCCAAGGGGCCGTTTCCATCGATTACTACTGCTCCCCTTTCTCTGATGCAGACCGGTTTTCGGAAATATTGGGAGAACAGGTGAAGGCCATCGATATAAAGTCGCCCGAAGTGGTACCCATGCTTCGTGAGAAATACGACCTGGTTTTTTCCATCCATTGCAAGCAGATTTTCCCGAAGGCGCTGGTGGAACAAATCAGGTGCATCAATCTCCATCCCGGGTACAACCCGATCAATAAAGGCTGGTATCCGCAGGTGTTCGCCATCATCAAGGACTTACCCCTCGGCGCCACCCTGCATGAAATGTCGGAAACGCTTGACGCCGGCCCGATCATTGACCGAAAACTGGTGCCGCTGCATCATTGGGACAATTCCAAATCAGCCTACGATAAGGTAGTAGCCGCAGAGCTCGAAATTTTCCGGGACAATATTCGGCCGATCCTTCAGGGTGAATATGAAACCTTCGTCGGGGATGAAACTCCCCAGCTTCACATGCTCAGGGATTTCAAAGCACTTCAGCAACTCGATTTGGACAAACAGGTAAGCTACCGTCAGGTGATAGATCACCTGCGGGCGCTCACGCACCCCCTTCAACAACGCCTTTTATCTGGATGA
- a CDS encoding DegT/DnrJ/EryC1/StrS family aminotransferase, with the protein MINVTKPYLPSFDEYMKLVKGIWDRNWLTNNGPLVNELELELKQYLDINHLLFVNNGTIAIQIALKALELGKGEVITTPFSYVATTSSILWEGFKPVFVDIDELTLNIDPAKIEAAITEDTVAILATHVFGNPCDIDTIQQIADKHNLKVIYDAAHCFGTQYKGKSVFHYGDMITTSFHSTKLFHTIEGGAIFTPDANLLKTAAYMRNFGHNGPENFAGIGINGKNSEFHAAMGLLNIKQADAILASRKAVADEYDNLLQHSRLLRKPIITPNSKFNYAYYVVIFESETQLLKVVDELNKNYVFPRRYFYPSLSELSYLKETQPTPIGNSISSRVLSLPVYYGMPKEEIMMISRLILRVLNN; encoded by the coding sequence ATGATCAACGTTACCAAACCATATCTCCCTTCCTTTGACGAATACATGAAACTTGTAAAAGGCATCTGGGACAGGAACTGGCTGACGAACAACGGACCACTCGTGAACGAGTTGGAACTGGAACTGAAACAATATCTCGACATAAATCACCTATTGTTCGTAAATAATGGCACGATCGCCATCCAGATCGCGCTGAAAGCCCTTGAACTGGGCAAGGGAGAGGTGATCACGACGCCGTTTTCATACGTTGCCACAACTTCCAGCATCCTATGGGAAGGGTTTAAACCCGTTTTTGTGGATATCGATGAGTTGACACTAAACATCGACCCTGCTAAAATCGAAGCCGCCATTACCGAAGACACCGTCGCCATTCTTGCGACTCACGTTTTCGGCAACCCCTGTGATATCGATACCATTCAGCAAATTGCCGATAAACATAATCTGAAAGTCATCTACGACGCGGCACATTGTTTCGGCACGCAATATAAAGGCAAATCGGTATTTCACTATGGAGACATGATTACCACCAGTTTCCATTCCACCAAGCTTTTCCATACGATAGAAGGCGGTGCTATCTTCACACCAGATGCAAATTTGCTCAAAACAGCTGCCTACATGCGCAACTTCGGCCATAACGGGCCAGAGAATTTCGCAGGGATCGGTATAAATGGCAAAAACTCGGAATTCCATGCCGCCATGGGCCTGCTGAACATCAAACAGGCAGATGCCATCCTGGCCAGCAGAAAAGCCGTGGCAGATGAATACGATAACCTGTTGCAGCATTCCCGACTACTGCGCAAACCCATCATTACACCGAATTCAAAGTTCAATTATGCTTATTATGTCGTAATTTTTGAATCGGAAACGCAACTGCTGAAAGTGGTCGACGAATTGAACAAAAACTATGTTTTCCCAAGACGATATTTCTATCCTTCTTTATCCGAACTGTCTTACCTGAAAGAAACACAACCTACGCCGATCGGTAACAGTATTTCAAGCAGGGTATTAAGCCTCCCGGTATATTATGGTATGCCCAAGGAAGAAATCATGATGATCTCCCGGCTTATACTCAGGGTTTTAAATAATTAA
- a CDS encoding SDR family oxidoreductase gives MTDLKNLSFLITGGAGFIGSNLAAFLVKNKAKKVRVLDNLATGHLKNIEALRNEPNFEFIEGDIRNLDTCLDACRDIDVISHQAALGSVPRSIVDPITSNEVNITGFLNILLAAKESNINRVVYAASSSTYGDSKSLPKVEDKIGMPLSPYAVTKYVNELYAHVFHLNYGLNTIGLRYFNVFGPQQDPNGAYAAVIPLFIQSILQDKSPYLNGDGEQTRDFTFIENVIQANVKALTTENPAALNQVYNVAVGERTSLKQMFEILRSVENKNIEAIHREARKGDIMDSLADITKARTLLDYQPAYTFRQGLQITYNWYKDNQEFINR, from the coding sequence ATGACCGATCTAAAGAATTTATCGTTCCTGATAACCGGGGGCGCGGGCTTTATAGGATCCAACCTGGCCGCATTCCTGGTAAAAAATAAAGCGAAGAAAGTACGCGTACTGGATAACCTGGCAACAGGGCACCTTAAAAATATCGAAGCCCTGCGAAATGAACCGAATTTTGAGTTCATAGAAGGCGATATCCGGAATCTGGACACCTGCCTGGATGCCTGCAGGGATATCGACGTCATTTCCCATCAGGCTGCACTGGGCTCCGTCCCCCGGTCCATCGTTGACCCCATTACTTCCAACGAAGTCAATATCACCGGATTTCTGAACATTTTGCTAGCCGCAAAAGAAAGCAATATCAACCGCGTGGTATATGCGGCATCATCTTCCACATATGGCGACAGCAAATCGCTGCCCAAAGTGGAAGACAAGATCGGCATGCCTTTATCGCCCTATGCAGTTACCAAATACGTAAACGAATTGTATGCGCACGTTTTTCATCTGAATTACGGGTTGAATACCATCGGCCTGCGCTATTTCAACGTTTTCGGCCCGCAACAGGACCCCAACGGGGCCTATGCTGCCGTAATCCCGCTCTTTATCCAAAGCATCCTGCAGGATAAGTCGCCCTATCTCAATGGAGACGGAGAACAAACGAGAGACTTTACTTTCATCGAAAACGTGATCCAGGCGAATGTTAAAGCCTTGACGACCGAGAACCCGGCGGCGCTCAACCAGGTTTACAATGTTGCCGTGGGAGAACGAACATCGCTGAAACAGATGTTCGAAATCCTCCGCTCCGTGGAAAACAAAAACATTGAAGCCATCCATCGCGAAGCCCGCAAAGGCGACATCATGGATAGCCTGGCAGACATTACCAAAGCCCGTACTTTGTTGGATTACCAGCCAGCATATACCTTTCGCCAGGGGTTGCAGATTACCTATAACTGGTATAAGGATAATCAAGAATTCATAAACAGATAG